One part of the Rhodospirillales bacterium genome encodes these proteins:
- the ccmI gene encoding c-type cytochrome biogenesis protein CcmI yields MTVILLAILSVAGVGLLLVPVLCRRRAEGAEGLAVYRQQLDELERDVASGLVAEADAARARREIERRILAEGGRDTGEHDGRRIGGPALAGVSLGVVVLAVGVYAALGSPDLPGQALNDRADVVVPESGDVAALIARAKTRVANDPFDAEGWALLANAYALSRRYGDAAQALVEALALDGGNARQWARYGEYIALSRDSIVTPAARLAFLQARRMDPDQPIARYYEGIARAQDSDIAGALTVWRDLLADSSPGDPWTDRLRMHIAEAENLVGSDVGAEPAPGPTGEDIAAAAGMTADEQMEMIRGMVDGLAARLEDEPDNLEGWSRLAQSYGVLGEWQNARDAYDHALGLAPEDTALWDGFANAVLGVAQADGTVPQASVTDMDRVLAVDPANRQALYVTGLAASQSGDTMLARERWTALRNLFPAGSAEHRQAQTLIDGLE; encoded by the coding sequence ATGACCGTCATTCTGCTCGCCATCCTGTCGGTTGCCGGCGTCGGCCTCCTGCTGGTCCCGGTGCTCTGCCGCCGACGCGCCGAGGGGGCGGAGGGCCTTGCGGTCTATCGCCAGCAGCTCGACGAGCTGGAGCGGGACGTCGCCAGCGGTCTTGTGGCGGAAGCCGATGCCGCCCGGGCGCGCCGCGAGATCGAGCGCCGCATCCTCGCCGAGGGCGGGCGCGATACGGGCGAACACGACGGTCGACGCATCGGCGGCCCGGCACTGGCCGGCGTCTCGCTCGGCGTGGTCGTGCTCGCCGTCGGCGTTTATGCGGCGCTTGGTTCGCCGGACCTTCCCGGACAGGCTCTGAACGACCGGGCCGATGTCGTCGTGCCGGAGAGCGGCGACGTCGCCGCCCTGATCGCGCGCGCGAAGACCAGGGTCGCCAACGATCCCTTCGATGCCGAGGGTTGGGCGCTGCTTGCGAACGCCTATGCCCTTTCCCGGCGCTACGGAGACGCGGCGCAGGCTTTGGTCGAGGCGCTTGCGCTCGACGGCGGCAATGCCCGGCAATGGGCCCGCTACGGCGAATACATCGCACTGTCGCGCGACAGCATCGTCACGCCGGCGGCGCGGCTGGCGTTCCTGCAGGCCCGGCGCATGGACCCCGATCAGCCGATTGCCCGCTACTACGAGGGTATCGCGCGCGCCCAGGACAGCGACATTGCCGGCGCGTTGACCGTCTGGCGGGACCTGCTCGCCGACTCCTCGCCCGGGGACCCCTGGACCGATCGGCTCCGCATGCACATCGCCGAGGCTGAGAACCTCGTCGGCAGCGATGTTGGCGCAGAGCCGGCGCCCGGCCCGACCGGGGAGGACATCGCGGCGGCAGCCGGCATGACGGCCGACGAACAGATGGAGATGATCCGTGGCATGGTCGACGGGCTTGCCGCACGGTTGGAGGACGAGCCCGACAACCTCGAGGGCTGGAGCCGTCTGGCGCAGTCCTACGGTGTGCTCGGCGAATGGCAGAATGCGCGCGACGCCTATGACCATGCCCTTGGTCTGGCGCCCGAGGATACGGCCCTCTGGGACGGGTTCGCCAATGCGGTGCTGGGTGTTGCGCAGGCTGACGGCACGGTGCCGCAGGCGTCGGTCACCGATATGGACCGCGTGCTTGCCGTCGATCCCGCGAACCGGCAGGCGCTCTATGTGACCGGCCTTGCGGCATCGCAGTCCGGCGACACCATGCTCGCCCGCGAACGCTGGACCGCGCTGCGTAACCTCTTTCCCGCAGGCAGCGCCGAACACCGGCAGGCCCAGACGCTGATCGACGGGCTGGAGTAG
- a CDS encoding cytochrome c-type biogenesis protein CcmH: MRLVVLTAVALLLAPLHANAVQPDEMLDDPVLEERARALSIDLRCLVCQNQSIDDSDAPLARDLRVLLRDRLVAGDSDEEAIAYIVDRYGDYVLLNPPFKATTLLLWFAPALALIAGVVLVFRTTRRKAVIADPLELSDDERRRLEALLKDDER; encoded by the coding sequence ATGCGCCTGGTTGTCCTGACCGCCGTGGCGCTGCTTCTGGCACCCCTGCACGCGAACGCCGTCCAGCCCGACGAGATGCTCGACGATCCCGTTCTCGAGGAACGCGCCCGCGCCCTGAGCATCGATCTGCGCTGCCTGGTCTGTCAGAACCAGTCGATTGACGATTCCGACGCACCGCTCGCGCGCGATCTCCGTGTCCTGTTGCGCGACCGTCTTGTCGCCGGCGACTCCGATGAGGAGGCCATCGCCTACATCGTCGACCGGTACGGCGATTATGTCCTGCTCAACCCGCCGTTCAAGGCAACGACCCTGCTGCTGTGGTTCGCGCCGGCCCTGGCGCTGATCGCCGGCGTCGTCCTGGTCTTTCGCACGACCCGCCGCAAGGCTGTCATCGCCGACCCGCTGGAGCTCAGCGATGACGAGCGCCGCCGCCTCGAAGCCCTGCTGAAGGACGATGAGCGATGA
- a CDS encoding heme lyase CcmF/NrfE family subunit: MIAEIGHFALILAFCVALVQGTLPLYGAWRGRGDLMAFGSGAALAQAVLVTISFGALTWAFVVSDFSVRNVFQNSHALKPMLYKVSGVWGNHEGSLLLWIVVLALFGLAVAFRGGGLPTTLRARVLGVQGLVAVGFLAFSLFTSNPFLRLDPAPLDGRDLNPLLQDPGLAFHPPFLYLGYVGFSLTFSFAVAALLEGRVDAAWARWVRPWTLAAWASLTLGIAMGSWWAYYELGWGGWWFWDPVENASFMPWLAGTALLHSAIVTEKRGALKSWTVLLAIVTFSLSLLGTFLVRSGVLTSVHAFAVDPERGVFILLLLILAIGGSLALYAWRAPTLKADGLFAPVSREAALILNNLLLATATFTVLVGTLYPLLLDVIGGGKVSVGPPYFELTFVPLMVPLLLALAVGPLMPWKRADLRGILGRMKVVVVIALAVWAVAWWRSTDINPLPAFGIALAVWIAAGTLLEYGERIALFRMPLGKSWQRATGLPRAAYGMTLSHLGMAVLVAGVTASSAWQTGIIRVMNPGDSQELAGYTVVFDGARTVDGPNYTAERGIFRLFDGAEEVATLTPERRQYFVQTMQTTEAAIRTTLMADLYLVLGDSAADGGRVVRLYDNPLVPWIWGGCLFMVLGGLVSLSDRRLRLAVPTRRKTIPDAVSQTA; the protein is encoded by the coding sequence TTGATCGCGGAAATCGGTCATTTTGCGTTGATCCTCGCGTTCTGCGTGGCGCTCGTGCAGGGCACGCTGCCGCTTTACGGCGCGTGGCGCGGGCGTGGTGATCTCATGGCCTTCGGATCGGGCGCTGCGCTGGCGCAGGCCGTGCTGGTGACGATCTCGTTCGGTGCCTTGACCTGGGCCTTCGTCGTCTCCGATTTCTCCGTTCGGAACGTCTTCCAGAACTCTCACGCGCTCAAGCCGATGCTCTACAAGGTCTCGGGCGTCTGGGGGAACCATGAGGGTTCGCTCCTGCTCTGGATCGTGGTTCTGGCGCTTTTCGGGCTCGCCGTGGCCTTCCGCGGCGGCGGCCTGCCGACCACCCTGCGGGCCCGGGTCCTGGGTGTGCAGGGCCTTGTGGCGGTCGGATTCCTGGCGTTCTCGCTCTTCACCTCGAATCCCTTTCTCAGGCTCGATCCGGCTCCGCTCGACGGGCGCGACCTCAACCCGCTCCTGCAGGATCCTGGCCTCGCGTTCCATCCGCCGTTTCTCTACCTCGGCTATGTCGGTTTCTCGCTGACCTTCTCGTTCGCGGTCGCCGCTCTGCTGGAGGGCCGGGTCGACGCGGCGTGGGCGCGCTGGGTCCGGCCGTGGACGCTGGCCGCCTGGGCCAGCCTGACCCTCGGCATCGCCATGGGAAGCTGGTGGGCCTACTACGAGCTCGGCTGGGGCGGCTGGTGGTTCTGGGATCCCGTCGAGAACGCATCCTTCATGCCCTGGCTGGCCGGTACCGCGCTGCTCCACTCCGCGATCGTCACAGAGAAGCGCGGCGCTCTGAAGAGCTGGACCGTGCTGCTCGCCATCGTGACCTTCTCGCTCAGCCTGCTCGGCACCTTCCTGGTGCGGTCGGGTGTCCTGACCTCGGTCCACGCCTTCGCGGTCGATCCCGAACGCGGCGTTTTCATTCTCCTGTTGCTGATCCTGGCGATCGGCGGATCGCTTGCGCTCTACGCCTGGCGTGCGCCGACGCTCAAGGCCGACGGCCTTTTTGCGCCCGTCAGCCGTGAAGCTGCGCTGATCCTCAACAACCTGCTGCTGGCCACGGCCACCTTCACGGTGCTCGTCGGTACGCTCTACCCGTTGCTGCTCGATGTCATCGGCGGCGGCAAGGTCTCGGTCGGACCGCCCTATTTCGAGCTCACCTTCGTTCCGCTCATGGTGCCGCTTCTGCTTGCCCTGGCGGTCGGACCCCTGATGCCCTGGAAGCGCGCCGACCTCAGGGGCATCCTCGGCCGCATGAAGGTCGTGGTCGTCATCGCGCTCGCCGTCTGGGCGGTGGCATGGTGGCGGTCGACCGACATCAATCCGCTTCCCGCCTTCGGCATCGCGCTTGCGGTCTGGATCGCTGCGGGCACCCTGCTCGAATACGGTGAACGTATCGCGCTGTTCCGCATGCCGCTCGGCAAGAGCTGGCAGCGGGCGACCGGGCTGCCGCGCGCGGCCTATGGCATGACGCTCTCCCACCTCGGCATGGCCGTGCTGGTCGCGGGCGTGACGGCCTCGTCGGCCTGGCAGACCGGGATCATCCGCGTCATGAACCCGGGCGACAGTCAGGAACTCGCCGGCTACACGGTCGTGTTCGACGGCGCGCGCACGGTCGACGGTCCGAACTACACGGCAGAACGGGGCATCTTCCGGTTGTTCGACGGGGCCGAAGAGGTCGCAACCCTCACGCCCGAGAGGCGGCAGTACTTCGTGCAGACCATGCAGACGACCGAGGCAGCGATCCGCACGACGCTGATGGCCGATCTCTATCTGGTCCTGGGTGACAGCGCGGCGGACGGCGGCCGGGTCGTCAGGCTCTACGACAACCCGCTCGTGCCATGGATCTGGGGTGGCTGCCTCTTCATGGTGCTGGGCGGCCTTGTGAGCCTGAGCGATCGACGCCTCCGCCTTGCCGTTCCGACCCGCCGCAAGACGATTCCCGACGCGGTGTCGCAGACCGCATGA